In a genomic window of Mycolicibacillus parakoreensis:
- a CDS encoding HNH endonuclease signature motif containing protein, which produces MCTTQCEEIGAVYDAVDADLQNALSLSADVLTTPERLALLQRIEGWRRLLPVLEHSLIDELGHAGEEELGGRLPWVLADRLRVTRAEARGRLAHTADLAERRALDGQPLEPVLPYTAAAQRAGAINRAHVEVIRAFWHHLPYKVDREAAAEAERQLAELATQFRPDELKRLADRLADCLDPDGHFSDAERARHRGLVLGKQDSDGMSALRGQLTPTARAALDAVLARWAAPGMANPDDATPCLTGTPSQAAIDNDSRSEAQRNHDALGALATALLASGQLGDHNGLPASIVVTTTLADLEAAAGSTANTGAKAHTGGGTWMPMSEVLSLAARSHHYLAIFDGAKPLALYHGKRLANAAQRLLLYATDRGCTHPGCPVPANLTEVHHLTAYARQPRTHADELTLRCGPHHRLLDGDWVTRRKRNGDVETIPPARLEHGQARINRYHHPEKLLYETGGGHPDDDEPS; this is translated from the coding sequence ATGTGTACGACACAGTGCGAGGAGATCGGCGCGGTCTACGACGCGGTGGACGCCGATCTGCAGAACGCGCTGAGCCTGTCGGCCGACGTGCTCACCACCCCGGAGCGGTTGGCGCTGCTGCAGCGCATCGAGGGGTGGCGGCGGCTGCTGCCGGTGCTGGAGCACTCGTTGATCGACGAGCTGGGGCATGCCGGCGAGGAGGAACTCGGCGGCAGACTGCCGTGGGTGCTCGCCGACCGGCTGCGCGTCACCCGGGCAGAGGCCCGCGGGCGCCTGGCCCACACCGCCGATCTGGCCGAGCGTCGTGCCCTCGACGGTCAGCCGCTGGAGCCGGTGCTGCCCTACACCGCCGCGGCGCAGCGCGCCGGGGCGATCAACCGCGCCCACGTCGAGGTGATCCGCGCGTTCTGGCATCACCTGCCCTACAAGGTCGACCGGGAGGCCGCCGCCGAGGCCGAACGCCAACTCGCGGAGCTGGCCACCCAGTTCCGGCCCGACGAGCTCAAACGGCTCGCCGATCGCCTGGCGGACTGCCTCGACCCCGACGGCCATTTCTCCGACGCCGAACGCGCCCGCCACCGCGGGCTGGTCCTGGGCAAACAGGACAGCGACGGGATGAGCGCGCTGCGCGGCCAGCTCACCCCGACGGCCCGCGCCGCCCTCGACGCGGTGTTGGCCCGCTGGGCCGCCCCGGGCATGGCCAACCCCGACGACGCCACCCCCTGCCTGACCGGCACGCCCAGCCAGGCGGCGATCGACAACGATTCGCGCAGCGAGGCGCAACGCAACCACGACGCGCTGGGCGCCTTGGCGACGGCGCTGCTGGCCTCCGGTCAGCTCGGCGACCACAACGGCCTGCCGGCCTCGATCGTGGTGACCACCACGCTGGCCGATCTGGAAGCCGCCGCCGGCAGCACCGCCAACACCGGCGCCAAAGCGCACACCGGGGGCGGCACCTGGATGCCGATGAGCGAGGTCTTAAGCCTCGCCGCCCGCTCCCACCACTATCTGGCGATCTTCGACGGCGCCAAACCGCTGGCGCTCTACCACGGCAAACGCCTGGCCAACGCGGCCCAGCGGCTGCTGCTCTACGCCACCGACCGCGGCTGTACCCACCCGGGCTGTCCGGTGCCGGCCAACCTCACCGAGGTGCACCACCTCACCGCCTACGCCCGCCAACCCCGCACCCACGCCGACGAGCTGACGTTGCGGTGCGGGCCGCATCACCGGCTCCTCGACGGCGACTGGGTCACCCGCAGAAAACGCAACGGTGACGTCGAAACCATCCCGCCGGCACGGTTGGAGCACGGTCAGGCGCGCATCAACCGGTATCACCACCCGGAGAAGCTCCTGTATGAAACCGGCGGTGGCCATCCCGACGACGATGAGCCCTCCTAG